The following proteins are co-located in the Xyrauchen texanus isolate HMW12.3.18 chromosome 41, RBS_HiC_50CHRs, whole genome shotgun sequence genome:
- the eef1a1l3 gene encoding elongation factor 1-alpha-like isoform X2, producing the protein MAKERIHINLVIIGHVDSGKSTTTGHLVYKCGGVDHRTIEKYEKAASQIGKSSFKFAWVLDKLKAERERGITIDISLLKFNTQKYTFTIIDAPGHRDFIKNMITGTSQADAALLVVSAAKGEFEAGISRNGQTREHALLAYTLGVKQLMVCINKMDLTEPPFSQKRYEEVVKNVSIFIKKIGFDISAVPFIPVSGWSGENMIAPSQRMQWFKGWKLKRKEGHSNGRTLLEVLDSLLPPVRNVSKPLRLPLQDVYKIGGVGTVPVGKIETGVLKPGMVLTFSPAKLTAEVKSIEMHHQGLQTALPGHNVGFNIKNVAVKNLRRGDVAGNAQQDPPKDVNSFIAQIIMLNHPGRIKVGYSPVLDCHTTHVSCRFAELREKLDRRTGRKLEDWPQHLMSGDAATVKLVPNKPLCVESFFSYPPLGRFAARDLKQTVAVGVIKSVEKVDQTKKLAQKAQVSK; encoded by the exons ATGGCAAAAGAAAGAATTCATATTAACCTAGTAATAATTGGGCATGTGGACAGTGGTAAGTCCACGACCACAGGTCACCTTGTCTACAAATGTGGAGGGGTGGACCATAGAACAATCGAGAAGTATGAGAAGGCAGCATCCCAG ATTGGAAAGAGTTCTTTCAAGTTTGCCTGGGTTCTGGACAAGCTAAAAGCAGAGAGGGAACGTGGCATTACAATTGATATTTCTCTGTTGAAGTTCAACACTCAGAAGTACACATTTACCATAATTGATGCACCTGGCCATCGTGACTTCATCAAGAACATGATCACAGGGACTTCACAG GCTGATGCTGCTCTACTGGTTGTCTCAGCTGCCAAGGGTGAATTTGAGGCTGGAATATCTCGCAATGGTCAGACAAGAGAGCATGCTTTGCTGGCTTACACCCTTGGGGTCAAACAGCTTATGGTTTGCATCAACAAAATGGACCTGACTGAACCACCGTTCAGCCAGAAACGTTACGAGGAGGTTGTCAAGAACGTCTCAATCTTCATCAAGAAGATTGGCTTTGACATTAGTGCAGTGCCTTTCATACCAGTTTCTGGTTGGAGTGGGGAGAACATGATCGCTCCATCTCAGAGG ATGCAATGGTTCAAGGGATGGAAGCTGAAAAGGAAAGAAGGCCACTCAAATGGCCGGACCCTGTTGGAGGTCCTTGATTCCCTGCTCCCTCCAGTACGCAATGTGAGCAAGCCATTACGCCTACCACTTCAGGATGTCTACAAGATTGGTG GTGTTGGCACAGTGCCTGTGGGTAAAATTGAAACCGGGGTCTTGAAGCCTGGGATGGTCCTGACCTTCTCCCCAGCCAAGTTGACCGCAGAGGTCAAGTCCATCGAGATGCATCACCAGGGCCTTCAGACTGCCCTCCCTGGCCACAACGTGGGCTTCAACATTAAGAATGTAGCCGTGAAGAACCTACGAAGGGGTGACGTAGCAGGGAATGCACAGCAGGACCCGCCAAAAGATGTTAACAGTTTCATTGCTCAG ATAATCATGCTGAACCACCCAGGTAGAATCAAGGTTGGTTACTCCCCTGTACTCGACTGCCATACAACTCATGTTTCCTGTCGCTTTGCTGAGCTGAGAGAGAAGCTGGATCGGCGTACAGGGCGGAAACTAGAGGACTGGCCCCAGCACCTGATGTCAGGAGATGCTGCCACAGTCAAACTTGTCCCCAATAAGCCCCTCTGTGTGGAGAGCTTCTTCAGTTATCCACCTTTAG GTCGATTTGCAGCAAGGGATTTGAAACAGACTGTTGCTGTCGGGGTCATTAAATCCGTGGAGAAAGTGGATCAAACCAAGAAGCTGGCACAAAAAGCTCAAGTTTCAAAATGA
- the eef1a1l3 gene encoding elongation factor 1-alpha-like isoform X1 yields MAKERIHINLVIIGHVDSGKSTTTGHLVYKCGGVDHRTIEKYEKAASQVSTILLVFWYFCDLSVQRFLISILKIGKSSFKFAWVLDKLKAERERGITIDISLLKFNTQKYTFTIIDAPGHRDFIKNMITGTSQADAALLVVSAAKGEFEAGISRNGQTREHALLAYTLGVKQLMVCINKMDLTEPPFSQKRYEEVVKNVSIFIKKIGFDISAVPFIPVSGWSGENMIAPSQRMQWFKGWKLKRKEGHSNGRTLLEVLDSLLPPVRNVSKPLRLPLQDVYKIGGVGTVPVGKIETGVLKPGMVLTFSPAKLTAEVKSIEMHHQGLQTALPGHNVGFNIKNVAVKNLRRGDVAGNAQQDPPKDVNSFIAQIIMLNHPGRIKVGYSPVLDCHTTHVSCRFAELREKLDRRTGRKLEDWPQHLMSGDAATVKLVPNKPLCVESFFSYPPLGRFAARDLKQTVAVGVIKSVEKVDQTKKLAQKAQVSK; encoded by the exons ATGGCAAAAGAAAGAATTCATATTAACCTAGTAATAATTGGGCATGTGGACAGTGGTAAGTCCACGACCACAGGTCACCTTGTCTACAAATGTGGAGGGGTGGACCATAGAACAATCGAGAAGTATGAGAAGGCAGCATCCCAGGTTAGTACTATTTTACTCGTTTTCTGGTATTTTTGTGACTTGAGTGTCCAACGTTTTTTAATCTCAATTTTGAAGATTGGAAAGAGTTCTTTCAAGTTTGCCTGGGTTCTGGACAAGCTAAAAGCAGAGAGGGAACGTGGCATTACAATTGATATTTCTCTGTTGAAGTTCAACACTCAGAAGTACACATTTACCATAATTGATGCACCTGGCCATCGTGACTTCATCAAGAACATGATCACAGGGACTTCACAG GCTGATGCTGCTCTACTGGTTGTCTCAGCTGCCAAGGGTGAATTTGAGGCTGGAATATCTCGCAATGGTCAGACAAGAGAGCATGCTTTGCTGGCTTACACCCTTGGGGTCAAACAGCTTATGGTTTGCATCAACAAAATGGACCTGACTGAACCACCGTTCAGCCAGAAACGTTACGAGGAGGTTGTCAAGAACGTCTCAATCTTCATCAAGAAGATTGGCTTTGACATTAGTGCAGTGCCTTTCATACCAGTTTCTGGTTGGAGTGGGGAGAACATGATCGCTCCATCTCAGAGG ATGCAATGGTTCAAGGGATGGAAGCTGAAAAGGAAAGAAGGCCACTCAAATGGCCGGACCCTGTTGGAGGTCCTTGATTCCCTGCTCCCTCCAGTACGCAATGTGAGCAAGCCATTACGCCTACCACTTCAGGATGTCTACAAGATTGGTG GTGTTGGCACAGTGCCTGTGGGTAAAATTGAAACCGGGGTCTTGAAGCCTGGGATGGTCCTGACCTTCTCCCCAGCCAAGTTGACCGCAGAGGTCAAGTCCATCGAGATGCATCACCAGGGCCTTCAGACTGCCCTCCCTGGCCACAACGTGGGCTTCAACATTAAGAATGTAGCCGTGAAGAACCTACGAAGGGGTGACGTAGCAGGGAATGCACAGCAGGACCCGCCAAAAGATGTTAACAGTTTCATTGCTCAG ATAATCATGCTGAACCACCCAGGTAGAATCAAGGTTGGTTACTCCCCTGTACTCGACTGCCATACAACTCATGTTTCCTGTCGCTTTGCTGAGCTGAGAGAGAAGCTGGATCGGCGTACAGGGCGGAAACTAGAGGACTGGCCCCAGCACCTGATGTCAGGAGATGCTGCCACAGTCAAACTTGTCCCCAATAAGCCCCTCTGTGTGGAGAGCTTCTTCAGTTATCCACCTTTAG GTCGATTTGCAGCAAGGGATTTGAAACAGACTGTTGCTGTCGGGGTCATTAAATCCGTGGAGAAAGTGGATCAAACCAAGAAGCTGGCACAAAAAGCTCAAGTTTCAAAATGA